A window of the Kineosporia corallincola genome harbors these coding sequences:
- a CDS encoding TIGR01777 family oxidoreductase: MKVAVTGSHGLIGSALVERLTARGDEVVRLVRSDPSGPDEVRWDPAGGTVDLKGLEGVDGVVHLAGAGVGDHRWTAAYKREIRDSRALGTRTLVRALTTLEVPPKVLVSGSAIGYYGERGDEILTEQSGPGEGFLTDVVEVWEAEAQPAVDAGIRVAHPRTGLVMARHGGAFKQLLLLARFGLAGPLGNGRQWWSWVTLPDTLAALEYMLDTEEISGPVNMVGPEPARCVDVIRAVAKAMNRPALVPAPAFALRIVLGEFAGDVLASQRVTPARLRASGFRWEHDTLAKAAAWTVGR; the protein is encoded by the coding sequence ATGAAGGTTGCGGTGACCGGCTCGCACGGTCTGATCGGCTCGGCACTGGTCGAGCGCCTGACCGCCCGCGGCGACGAGGTGGTGCGCCTGGTGCGCTCGGACCCGTCCGGCCCGGACGAGGTGCGGTGGGACCCGGCCGGCGGAACCGTCGACCTGAAGGGCCTCGAAGGCGTCGACGGCGTGGTGCACCTGGCCGGCGCGGGTGTCGGCGACCACCGCTGGACGGCCGCGTACAAGCGCGAGATCCGGGACTCCCGGGCGCTCGGCACCCGCACGCTGGTGCGAGCTCTCACCACGCTCGAAGTCCCGCCGAAGGTGCTCGTGAGCGGCTCGGCCATCGGCTACTACGGCGAGCGGGGGGACGAGATCCTGACCGAGCAGTCCGGGCCCGGCGAGGGGTTCCTCACCGACGTCGTGGAGGTCTGGGAGGCAGAGGCACAGCCCGCGGTGGACGCCGGGATCCGGGTGGCGCATCCGCGCACCGGCCTGGTGATGGCCCGGCACGGTGGCGCCTTCAAGCAACTGCTCCTGCTCGCCCGGTTCGGCTTGGCCGGTCCTCTCGGCAATGGCCGGCAGTGGTGGAGCTGGGTCACCCTGCCCGACACCCTGGCCGCGCTCGAGTACATGCTCGACACCGAGGAGATCAGCGGCCCCGTGAACATGGTGGGCCCCGAGCCGGCCCGGTGCGTCGACGTGATCCGGGCTGTCGCCAAGGCCATGAACCGGCCGGCGCTGGTTCCCGCCCCGGCGTTCGCCCTGCGGATCGTGCTCGGCGAGTTCGCCGGTGACGTGCTCGCCAGCCAGCGGGTCACCCCCGCCCGGCTGCGCGCGTCCGGTTTCCGCTGGGAGCACGACACCCTGGCCAAGGCAGCCGCGTGGACCGTCGGCCGCTGA
- a CDS encoding serine/threonine-protein kinase → MDLTPFPGPAAVPPEVPGFQLHEMLGFGAHGEVWRAEDLVTGDPVALKIGHLRPVPATFLAGNSGGTDVFGREAEVARLCRIEHPHIAGLRRVVPLADGRLALVLDLAEGGSLASLVATRGRLSSEEVVTLVIPLASALEHLHRRGLTHGDIAPGNVLLTAGGRPQLGDLGAARLLGMRGEEGWGTPGFTDPAVVEALGSGGPVPVEVLRAADLWALAAACWFALTGGPPGAMGADPDPRGDLYRLLARCLAPEQVGRPGPAELAELAWEVARPAPIRRGPREDLAYVSGSGAEGGDSGAGHSRGAAAAGQGQVKGGSTTRGPRGAARPARGGPARVGPTSRRAVPVTRLLALLVATAAVGAVTAGVGRQVVQGAGSVGAQGDPGTGRPGEPLDAELAEALTRIGRARSEAFETVSRRRLAEADASGSPAEQADRGLLRRLRHQGYRLEDLTYRIGRVDVLTVEGPTVEVAAEVSATAHRQVRGSDGAFAEVPATGPASMVFTLSATGTAAAGAGRWLLHDIRGKA, encoded by the coding sequence ATGGATCTCACACCGTTCCCCGGACCTGCCGCGGTGCCGCCCGAGGTACCCGGCTTCCAGCTGCACGAGATGCTGGGTTTCGGTGCCCACGGCGAGGTCTGGCGTGCCGAGGACCTGGTCACGGGTGACCCGGTGGCGTTGAAGATCGGCCATCTGCGCCCGGTCCCCGCCACGTTCCTGGCCGGGAATAGCGGCGGGACGGACGTTTTCGGGAGGGAAGCCGAAGTGGCCCGGCTCTGCCGGATCGAGCACCCGCACATCGCCGGCCTCCGCCGGGTGGTGCCGCTCGCCGACGGCAGACTGGCTCTGGTGCTCGACCTGGCCGAGGGCGGCAGCCTGGCGTCGCTGGTGGCCACCCGTGGCAGGTTGTCGTCCGAAGAGGTGGTGACGCTGGTGATCCCGCTCGCCTCGGCTCTGGAGCATCTGCACCGCCGCGGCCTCACACACGGCGACATCGCCCCGGGCAACGTGCTGCTGACCGCCGGAGGCCGGCCGCAGCTCGGTGACCTGGGAGCGGCCCGGTTGCTCGGGATGCGCGGTGAAGAGGGCTGGGGAACGCCTGGTTTCACCGACCCGGCGGTGGTGGAGGCACTCGGCTCCGGTGGCCCGGTGCCGGTGGAGGTCCTGCGTGCGGCTGACCTGTGGGCCCTGGCCGCCGCCTGCTGGTTCGCCCTCACCGGCGGGCCGCCCGGGGCGATGGGTGCCGATCCGGATCCGCGGGGGGACCTGTATCGGTTACTGGCCCGCTGCCTGGCGCCGGAGCAGGTAGGGCGTCCCGGTCCGGCCGAGCTGGCCGAGCTGGCCTGGGAGGTGGCGCGCCCGGCGCCGATTCGGCGTGGACCGCGGGAAGACCTGGCCTACGTGTCCGGTTCGGGAGCAGAGGGTGGCGATTCCGGGGCCGGGCACTCCCGAGGTGCCGCGGCTGCCGGGCAAGGTCAGGTGAAGGGCGGCAGCACCACCCGAGGCCCGCGCGGTGCGGCCCGGCCTGCTCGTGGTGGGCCGGCGCGGGTCGGGCCCACGTCTCGCCGGGCGGTGCCGGTCACCCGGCTGCTCGCGCTCCTGGTCGCGACGGCGGCCGTGGGAGCGGTGACGGCGGGTGTGGGACGGCAGGTGGTCCAGGGCGCCGGAAGCGTTGGGGCGCAGGGTGATCCCGGCACCGGGAGACCGGGAGAGCCGCTGGACGCCGAGCTCGCGGAGGCGCTCACCAGGATCGGGCGGGCGCGGTCCGAGGCGTTCGAGACGGTCTCACGGCGGCGGCTGGCCGAGGCGGACGCCTCCGGGTCACCGGCCGAGCAGGCCGACCGGGGACTGCTGCGACGCCTACGACACCAGGGATACCGCCTGGAAGACCTGACCTACCGGATCGGCCGGGTCGACGTGCTGACGGTCGAGGGGCCCACCGTGGAGGTCGCCGCCGAGGTCAGCGCCACGGCGCACCGGCAGGTTCGGGGGAGTGACGGGGCCTTCGCCGAGGTGCCCGCCACCGGTCCGGCGAGCATGGTGTTCACGCTCAGCGCGACCGGCACCGCTGCGGCCGGGGCCGGTCGCTGGCTACTCCACGACATCCGGGGCAAGGCGTGA
- a CDS encoding cation diffusion facilitator family transporter, producing the protein MTGQSQRPGPGEDPRPEHAHDEQHPGHHESHHQDDHQASHQHDHRTSRTDAPPLPPKRRSCASDDDTGGTPASLKAPCLPGPSPTAAANPDPEHQNHEHQDPGHQDPGHQDAQPKNDAPGDHAHGHGHGHGHSHDLPTGPGARRRLSLVLGITVSVLLLEAVGAVLTGSLALLADAGHMLTDAAGLTLSLVVAILAERPPTAKLTWGWKRAEVLSAALQATALLAIGIYILVEGVQRLIDPPEVASAGMIVFGAIGLLANAVSILILVRGQGENMNTRAAFLEVVNDALGSVAVLVAAAAIWITGWDRADAVASILIGSLILPRTWALLRQAVVVLLEATPKSVDLDEVRTHVLAVPHVMAVHDLHASTVATGLPILSAHVVVEDGCFLDGHLTVMLDELQSCLAGHFDVEHSTFQFEAATHADHEHPTHA; encoded by the coding sequence ATGACCGGGCAGAGCCAGAGGCCGGGTCCCGGAGAAGACCCCCGACCCGAACACGCGCACGACGAACAGCATCCCGGCCACCACGAAAGCCATCACCAGGACGACCACCAGGCCAGCCACCAGCACGACCACCGCACCAGCCGTACCGACGCGCCCCCGCTCCCCCCGAAACGCCGCTCCTGCGCGAGCGACGACGACACCGGCGGCACTCCCGCGTCGCTGAAGGCCCCCTGCCTCCCCGGGCCCTCCCCGACCGCCGCGGCGAACCCGGATCCCGAGCACCAGAACCACGAACACCAAGACCCCGGACATCAAGACCCCGGACATCAAGACGCCCAGCCCAAGAACGACGCGCCCGGCGACCACGCGCACGGCCATGGTCACGGGCACGGCCATTCGCACGACCTCCCTACCGGCCCGGGTGCCCGGCGCCGCCTGTCCCTGGTGCTGGGCATCACCGTGTCGGTGCTACTGCTGGAGGCGGTCGGCGCGGTGCTGACCGGCAGTCTCGCGCTGCTCGCCGACGCCGGGCACATGCTCACCGACGCCGCCGGGCTGACCCTGTCTCTGGTGGTCGCGATCCTCGCCGAGCGCCCACCCACGGCGAAGCTGACCTGGGGCTGGAAACGCGCCGAGGTGCTCTCGGCCGCCCTCCAGGCCACCGCGCTGCTGGCGATCGGCATCTACATCCTGGTCGAGGGCGTCCAGCGGCTGATCGACCCGCCGGAGGTGGCCTCGGCCGGGATGATCGTGTTCGGTGCGATCGGTCTGCTGGCCAACGCCGTCTCGATCCTGATCCTGGTGCGCGGGCAGGGCGAGAACATGAACACCCGGGCGGCGTTCCTGGAAGTGGTGAACGACGCCCTGGGCTCGGTCGCGGTGCTGGTGGCGGCGGCCGCGATCTGGATCACCGGCTGGGACCGCGCCGACGCCGTGGCCTCGATCCTGATCGGCTCGCTGATCCTCCCGCGCACCTGGGCCCTGCTGCGGCAGGCCGTCGTGGTGCTGCTGGAGGCCACCCCGAAGAGCGTCGACCTGGACGAGGTGCGCACCCACGTGCTCGCCGTGCCCCACGTGATGGCCGTGCACGACCTGCACGCGTCCACGGTCGCGACCGGCCTGCCGATCCTGTCCGCGCACGTCGTGGTGGAGGACGGCTGCTTCCTCGACGGTCATCTCACGGTCATGCTCGACGAGCTCCAGAGCTGCCTGGCCGGTCATTTCGACGTGGAGCACTCCACCTTCCAGTTCGAGGCCGCCACCCACGCCGACCACGAGCACCCCACGCACGCCTGA
- a CDS encoding NAD(P)/FAD-dependent oxidoreductase: protein MTEAHVFDEHLEAVVTEQIHSRELPAAADVVVVGAGLAGLACARQLSRRGIDVVVLEASDAPGGRVRSDVVGGFICDRGFQLLNPAYPEVRRVIDVGALRLQTFPAALVVAGTRGRQILADPRRSPGLLPLTAAGLLRDSSGSWREQTAFARWALNAARARPETLLSEPDLPWSEALDQRGVRGQLRWRVIEPFLAGVLGEQDGSTSHQFVQFLVRSFARGTPAVPWRGMRALPEQLAQQVPGIHYGVRVESAGPGLVRSTAGEIQARAVVVATDPQNATALLGLPEVHSHGLTTYWHVSPEAPTHSGALHVDGDRRGPVINSIVISNRAPSYSPDERALIATTVLGGDPDLTTEREVTKQLALIYGRPTHWWELVRRDALPHALTAMPAPLDIRRPVTLGEGVFVAGDHRDSASIQGALVSGRRTADAVLTELGLPAVPREPLPAH from the coding sequence GTGACGGAAGCGCATGTGTTCGACGAGCATCTGGAGGCCGTTGTGACCGAGCAGATCCACTCCCGCGAACTCCCCGCGGCCGCCGACGTGGTCGTGGTGGGCGCCGGGCTGGCCGGGCTGGCCTGCGCGCGGCAGCTGTCCCGTCGTGGTATCGACGTGGTGGTGCTGGAAGCCTCCGACGCGCCCGGCGGTCGCGTGCGCAGCGACGTGGTGGGCGGTTTCATCTGCGACCGGGGTTTCCAGCTGCTCAATCCGGCCTATCCCGAGGTGCGCCGGGTGATCGACGTCGGCGCCCTCCGGCTACAGACGTTCCCGGCCGCCCTCGTGGTCGCCGGAACCCGGGGCCGGCAGATCCTCGCCGACCCCCGCCGTTCACCCGGGCTGCTTCCCCTCACCGCCGCGGGACTCCTGCGTGATTCCAGCGGTTCCTGGCGTGAGCAGACAGCTTTCGCACGATGGGCCCTGAACGCCGCCCGGGCGAGGCCCGAAACTCTGCTGTCCGAGCCGGATCTTCCGTGGAGCGAGGCTCTCGACCAGCGGGGCGTGCGCGGACAGCTGCGGTGGCGGGTGATCGAGCCGTTCCTGGCCGGGGTGCTGGGCGAGCAGGACGGCAGCACCTCGCACCAGTTCGTCCAGTTCCTGGTGCGCTCGTTCGCGCGGGGCACGCCGGCGGTGCCGTGGCGCGGAATGCGTGCCCTGCCCGAGCAACTGGCCCAGCAGGTGCCGGGCATTCACTACGGTGTGCGGGTCGAGTCGGCCGGGCCCGGCCTGGTGCGGTCCACCGCGGGCGAGATCCAGGCCCGGGCCGTGGTGGTGGCCACCGACCCGCAGAACGCCACGGCGCTCCTCGGGCTGCCAGAGGTCCATTCGCACGGTCTCACCACCTACTGGCACGTGAGTCCCGAAGCACCCACGCACTCCGGCGCACTACATGTCGACGGCGATCGGCGCGGCCCGGTGATCAACAGCATCGTGATCAGCAACCGGGCTCCCAGCTACAGCCCCGACGAACGGGCCCTCATCGCCACCACCGTTCTCGGCGGCGATCCCGACCTGACCACGGAACGCGAGGTCACGAAGCAGCTGGCCCTGATCTACGGACGGCCCACGCACTGGTGGGAACTCGTGCGCCGGGACGCTCTGCCGCACGCCCTCACCGCCATGCCCGCACCGCTCGACATCCGGCGTCCGGTCACGCTCGGGGAGGGTGTCTTCGTGGCGGGCGACCACCGTGACAGCGCGTCCATCCAGGGCGCGCTGGTGTCCGGTCGGCGTACCGCCGACGCGGTGCTGACCGAACTGGGGCTACCCGCCGTGCCACGAGAACCCCTGCCGGCGCACTGA
- a CDS encoding DUF4191 domain-containing protein translates to MARNTPSQPVDPEEMGRFAQFRAVFTMLRKADPAAVVWMLLALVGFTVAGVGIGTLVGHPIYVGILGFMVGILVAIIIMGRRAERAAYTQLGDRKGVVGYALKGLRRGWNVEEQPVAVDPRTQDLLFRAVGRPGVVLVSEGPTPRVNKLAENERKRTARLLPDVPVIVIHAGDGDGQVPVQKLVRHLMRKRPVISKQEVSEVSKRLRALGAARLPIPKGVDPMRMRPDRRATKGR, encoded by the coding sequence ATGGCTCGCAACACTCCCTCACAGCCCGTCGATCCGGAAGAGATGGGCCGGTTCGCGCAGTTCCGCGCGGTCTTCACGATGCTGCGCAAGGCCGACCCGGCGGCTGTCGTCTGGATGCTGCTCGCGCTGGTCGGCTTCACGGTCGCCGGCGTGGGCATCGGCACCCTCGTCGGGCACCCCATCTACGTGGGCATCCTCGGCTTCATGGTCGGGATCCTGGTCGCGATCATCATCATGGGCCGCCGTGCCGAGCGTGCCGCGTACACCCAGCTCGGTGACCGCAAGGGGGTCGTCGGCTACGCGCTGAAGGGCCTGCGGCGAGGCTGGAACGTGGAGGAGCAGCCGGTCGCGGTCGACCCGCGCACCCAGGACCTGCTGTTCCGCGCGGTGGGCCGACCGGGTGTCGTGCTGGTCTCCGAGGGGCCGACACCCCGCGTGAACAAGCTGGCCGAGAACGAGCGCAAGCGCACGGCGCGGCTGCTGCCCGACGTGCCGGTGATCGTCATCCACGCCGGTGACGGCGACGGCCAGGTGCCCGTGCAGAAGCTGGTGCGTCACCTCATGCGCAAGCGCCCGGTGATCAGCAAGCAGGAGGTCTCCGAGGTGAGCAAGCGACTGCGCGCCCTCGGCGCCGCCCGCCTGCCGATCCCCAAGGGCGTCGACCCGATGCGCATGCGTCCCGACCGCAGGGCCACCAAGGGCCGCTGA
- the glnA gene encoding type I glutamate--ammonia ligase has protein sequence MFSNAEEVTKYIAENDVKFVDVRFCDLPGVMQHFNVPASTVGEDFFTDGQMFDGSSIRGFQAINESDMKLIPDLDTAYIDPFRVEKTLNINMSIVDPYTNEPYSRDPRQVAAKAEAYLKSTGIADTAFFAPEAEFYIFDDVRFETKQNVSFYEIDSIEAAWNTARKEDGGNLGHKTPYKGGYFPVPPVDHYADLRDQMVLALDELGLEVERSHHEVGTAGQAEINYRFDSLAKSADKVMQFKYVIKSVAHAAGKTVTFMPKPIFQDNGSGMHCHQSLWKDGSPLFYDESGYGGLSDIARWYIGGLLHHAPSLLAFTNPTVNSYHRLVPGYEAPVNLVYSARNRSACVRIPVTGSNPKAKRIEFRVPDPSSNPYLAFSAMLMAGIDGIKNRIEPPAPVDKDLYELPPEEHAGIAQVPASLSEALDNLEKDHAYLVEGGVFTEDLIETWIQFKREAEIDPIRLRPHPHEFELYYDV, from the coding sequence TTGTTCAGCAACGCCGAAGAGGTGACCAAGTACATCGCGGAGAACGACGTCAAGTTCGTTGACGTCCGGTTCTGCGACCTGCCGGGTGTGATGCAGCACTTCAACGTGCCCGCGTCCACCGTGGGCGAGGACTTCTTCACCGACGGCCAGATGTTCGACGGTTCCTCGATCCGTGGCTTCCAGGCCATCAACGAGTCCGACATGAAGCTGATCCCGGACCTCGACACGGCCTACATCGACCCGTTCCGTGTCGAGAAGACGCTCAACATCAACATGAGCATCGTCGACCCGTACACGAACGAGCCGTACAGCCGCGACCCGCGTCAGGTCGCGGCCAAGGCCGAGGCGTACCTGAAGTCCACGGGGATCGCCGACACGGCGTTCTTCGCCCCCGAGGCCGAGTTCTACATCTTCGACGACGTGCGCTTCGAGACGAAGCAGAACGTGTCGTTCTACGAGATCGACTCGATCGAGGCCGCCTGGAACACCGCCCGTAAGGAAGACGGCGGCAACCTGGGCCACAAGACCCCCTACAAGGGTGGCTACTTCCCGGTCCCGCCGGTCGACCACTACGCCGACCTGCGTGACCAGATGGTGCTCGCGCTGGACGAGCTCGGCCTCGAGGTCGAGCGGAGCCACCACGAGGTGGGCACCGCCGGTCAGGCCGAGATCAACTACCGCTTCGACAGCCTGGCCAAGTCCGCGGACAAGGTCATGCAGTTCAAGTACGTGATCAAGAGCGTCGCGCACGCCGCCGGCAAGACGGTCACGTTCATGCCGAAGCCGATCTTCCAGGACAACGGCTCGGGCATGCACTGCCACCAGTCGCTGTGGAAGGACGGCTCGCCGCTCTTCTACGACGAGAGCGGTTACGGCGGCCTGTCCGACATCGCCCGCTGGTACATCGGTGGCCTCCTGCACCACGCCCCGTCGCTGCTGGCCTTCACCAACCCGACGGTGAACTCCTACCACCGTCTGGTGCCGGGCTACGAGGCGCCGGTCAACCTGGTCTACTCGGCCCGTAACCGCAGCGCCTGCGTGCGTATCCCGGTCACCGGCTCGAACCCCAAGGCCAAGCGCATCGAGTTCCGCGTGCCGGACCCGTCGAGCAACCCGTACCTGGCGTTCTCGGCGATGCTGATGGCCGGCATCGACGGCATCAAGAACCGCATCGAGCCGCCGGCCCCGGTCGACAAGGACCTCTACGAGCTGCCGCCCGAGGAGCACGCGGGCATCGCCCAGGTTCCGGCGTCGCTCAGCGAGGCCCTCGACAACCTCGAGAAGGACCACGCCTACCTGGTCGAGGGCGGCGTGTTCACCGAGGACCTGATCGAGACCTGGATCCAGTTCAAGCGTGAGGCCGAGATCGACCCGATCCGCCTGCGCCCGCACCCGCACGAGTTCGAGCTGTACTACGACGTGTGA
- the lipA gene encoding lipoyl synthase yields the protein MTIAPEGRRLLRVEARNAETPIERKPSWIRTTAKMGPEYTSMTGLVKKEGLHTVCQEAGCPNIFECWEDREATFLIGGDSCSRRCDFCQIHSGKPSPLDRDEPRRVAESVATMGLRYATVTGVTRDDLDDEGAWLYAETVRAIHQHAPGTGVEILTPDFSGKPDLLQQVFDAQPQVFAHNLETVPRIFKRIRPAFKYDVSLEVIALARSKGQVTKSNLILGMGETREEISQALTDLNDAGCDLITITQYLRPSPLHHPIDRWVRPEEFVELKEEAEELGFAGVMAGPLVRSSYRAGRLWAQAMRRRGEEIPADLAHLAQETTARQEATSLLSGARSTSR from the coding sequence GTGACGATCGCACCGGAGGGCCGGCGACTGCTGCGCGTCGAGGCGCGCAACGCCGAGACGCCGATCGAGCGCAAGCCGTCATGGATCCGGACCACGGCCAAGATGGGCCCGGAGTACACCTCGATGACGGGCCTGGTGAAGAAGGAGGGCCTGCACACGGTCTGCCAGGAGGCGGGCTGTCCCAACATCTTCGAGTGCTGGGAAGACCGTGAGGCCACCTTCCTGATCGGCGGCGACAGCTGTAGCCGCCGCTGCGACTTCTGCCAGATCCACAGCGGCAAGCCGTCCCCGCTGGACCGTGACGAGCCGCGTCGCGTGGCCGAGAGCGTGGCCACCATGGGCCTGCGCTACGCCACCGTCACCGGCGTCACCCGCGACGACCTGGACGACGAGGGCGCCTGGCTCTACGCCGAGACCGTCCGGGCCATCCACCAGCACGCCCCGGGCACCGGCGTCGAGATCCTCACCCCCGACTTCTCCGGCAAGCCCGACCTGCTCCAGCAGGTGTTCGACGCGCAGCCGCAGGTTTTCGCCCACAACCTGGAGACCGTCCCGCGCATCTTCAAGCGCATCCGGCCGGCCTTCAAGTACGACGTCTCGCTCGAGGTGATCGCGCTGGCCCGCTCGAAGGGCCAGGTGACCAAGTCCAACCTGATCCTGGGCATGGGCGAGACCCGCGAGGAGATCTCCCAGGCGCTGACCGACCTGAACGACGCCGGGTGCGACCTGATCACGATCACCCAGTACCTGCGTCCCTCCCCGCTGCACCACCCGATCGACCGCTGGGTGCGGCCCGAGGAGTTCGTCGAGCTGAAGGAGGAGGCCGAGGAGCTCGGCTTCGCCGGGGTGATGGCCGGGCCGCTGGTGCGCTCGTCCTACCGGGCCGGCCGGCTGTGGGCGCAGGCCATGCGCCGCCGCGGCGAGGAGATCCCGGCCGACCTGGCCCACCTGGCCCAGGAGACCACCGCCCGGCAGGAGGCCACGAGCCTGCTGAGCGGCGCGCGCAGCACGTCACGCTGA
- a CDS encoding nuclear transport factor 2 family protein, protein MDARKALLIDAYRRFNGRDVEGLLSMMTDDVEWPDVPSQAVLRNKDEIRAYWQGQFAVSDPQVVPTDFEPGRSADELVAVVEQEVRGLAGEVLVDRREIRHRYSFRDGLVRRMVVED, encoded by the coding sequence ATGGACGCTCGCAAGGCGCTGCTCATCGACGCCTACCGCCGCTTCAACGGGCGGGACGTCGAAGGGCTGCTGTCAATGATGACGGACGACGTGGAGTGGCCGGACGTGCCCAGCCAGGCCGTGTTACGCAACAAGGACGAGATCCGGGCGTACTGGCAGGGCCAGTTCGCGGTGTCGGACCCGCAGGTGGTGCCCACGGACTTCGAACCCGGCCGGTCCGCCGACGAACTGGTGGCGGTGGTCGAGCAGGAGGTGCGTGGCCTGGCCGGCGAGGTGCTGGTGGACCGCCGCGAGATCCGGCATCGGTACTCCTTCCGGGACGGGCTGGTGCGTCGGATGGTCGTCGAGGACTGA
- a CDS encoding RDD family protein translates to MVDRRDVGSWLAGPEAVTGVTGYPGERLERPETGPGSLARPGRRFASVLIDWIICLVIARGFFGTQTLEHPAGSLIPVAVLLVENILLVGTAGFTVGQRVLGVHVERVVGGGPIGLLRGVVRAVLLVLVIPPLTMGWDVDRRGLHDLISGSVVARN, encoded by the coding sequence GTGGTGGACAGACGGGACGTCGGATCATGGCTCGCCGGACCTGAGGCGGTGACGGGCGTCACGGGCTATCCGGGCGAGCGCCTGGAGCGGCCGGAGACCGGGCCGGGTTCACTCGCCCGGCCGGGCCGGCGCTTCGCCAGCGTGCTCATCGACTGGATCATCTGCCTGGTCATCGCGCGCGGCTTCTTCGGCACCCAGACCCTGGAGCACCCGGCCGGATCGCTGATCCCGGTGGCCGTGCTCCTGGTCGAGAACATCCTGCTGGTCGGCACGGCCGGTTTCACCGTCGGGCAGCGGGTGCTCGGCGTGCACGTGGAACGCGTCGTCGGCGGGGGCCCGATCGGCCTGCTGCGCGGCGTCGTGCGGGCCGTGCTGCTGGTGCTCGTGATCCCGCCGCTGACGATGGGCTGGGACGTCGACCGGCGGGGTCTGCACGACCTGATCTCCGGCTCCGTGGTCGCCCGGAACTGA